One genomic segment of Sorex araneus isolate mSorAra2 chromosome X, mSorAra2.pri, whole genome shotgun sequence includes these proteins:
- the CD48 gene encoding CD48 antigen, with the protein MRARCGDGLALGCLLLASWLLGARGQVTAPVKALTGGQAGLSISNLTTQYQDLTWLYSNKKKLVIRDDRGIKYYKYGLGERVCLDGDNTLHIRNLQRNDSGEYVLQLLKMDGTTEERRLRLQVLDPVSTPTITIQDLRPRDSDCFLNLSCLILAQHSQVTIAWSGPKGPLKQGPSLEVTVPIQEMPVSYTCQASDTLSSSHSTVTFARCLTGKSPEELALVSWLLVLVPLVLQALLT; encoded by the exons ATGCGTGCCCGCTGCGGGGAcggcctggccctgggctgtCTGCTCCTCGCCAGCTGGCTCCTGGGCGCCCGAG GTCAAGTCACCGCGCCCGTGAAGGCCCTCACCGGCGGCCAGGCTGGCCTGTCCATCTCCAACCTGACCACGCAGTACCAGGACCTCACCTGGCTCTACTCGAACAAAAAGAAGCTTGTGATCCGGGACGACAGGGGCATCAAGTACTACAAGTATGGGTTGGGTGAGCGGGTCTGTCTGGACGGGGACAACACGCTGCACAtcaggaacctgcagaggaacgaCAGTGGCGAGTACGTCCTGCAGCTGCTGAAGATGGACGGCACAACCGAGGAGAGGCGGCTGAGGCTGCAAGTGCTGG ACCCTGTGTCCACACCCACCATCACGATCCAGGACCTGCGGCCCCGGGACTCTGACTGCTTCCTGAATCTGTCCTGCCTCATCCTCGCACAACACTCCCAGGTCACCATTGCTTGGTCCGGGCCCAAAGGGCCCCTGAAGCAGGGTCCCAGCCTCGAGGTGACGGTTCCCATCCAGGAGATGCCCGTCTCCTACACGTGCCAGGCCAGCGACACCCTGAGCAGCAGCCACAGCACCGTGACCTTTGCCCGCTGTCTCACAG GCAAGTCCCCGGAAGAGCTGGCCCTGGTCTCCTGGCTGCTGGTCCTGGTGCCCCTGGTTCTCCAGGCCCTGCTGACCTGA
- the CD84 gene encoding SLAM family member 5 isoform X1 → MARLPVCILLFGLCTWLEASGKNSAITSVNGILGESVTLPLKIKNPQDVENIAWSSPEMSVAFVQPKFRDAPQVSVTHQNYYGRLNVSRDNYDLVISHLRAEDSRVYTANINTKHGKETETQRFSLHVYGRLGTVTITRSVTPIENGTCNVTLTCWVEGGENVTFSWTPLGAGPVLYLSQGPGGHKGAVTCTAWNPVSSSNASVNAELLCTDAVPGCELCRSWVLAAAPFVLLLVLLTAAVLLFLRHKALRQRPPQDTSSEKTLYTQVMVSQPADARVYDDIPCSKMAPPKEELRIYSMVQYSDKTRPGSPPEGGSSGMTNYANVV, encoded by the exons ATGGCTCGGCTGCCCGTGTGTATCCTGCTGTTCGGCCTCTGCACCT ggctggaagcttctggaaagaaCTCGGCCATCACCTCGGTGAACGGGATTCTGGGTGAGTCAGTCACTCTTCCTCTGAAGATCAAAAACCCACAGGATGTGGAGAACATTGCTTGGTCTTCCCCAGAAATGTCTGTTGCTTTTGTACAACCCAAGTTCAGAGACGCACCCCAGGTTTCCGTGACTCACCAGAACTACTATGGACGACTAAACGTCTCGAGGGACAACTACGACCTGGTCATCAGCCACCTGAGGGCGGAAGACTCGAGGGTCTACACGGCCAACATCAACACGAAACATGGGAAAGAGACGGAGACGCAGCGTTTCAGCCTGCACGTGTACG gCCGGTTGGGGACAGTCACAATCACTCGGAGTGTGACACCCATCGAGAACGGCACCTGCAACGTCACCCTGACATGCTGGGTGGAGGGAGGCGAGAACGTGACCTTCAGCTGGACACCCCTTGGGGCCGGGCCCGTCCTCTACCTctcccagggccctgggggccaCAAAGGGGCCGTCACCTGCACTGCGTGGAACCCGGTCAGCAGCAGCAACGCCTCTGTGAACGCTGAGTTGCTGTGTACAG ACGCAGTGCCGGGGTGCGAGCTCTGCCGGTCCTGGGTCCTGGCGGCGGCACCCTTCGTCCTGCTGCTCGTCCTGCTGACCGCAGCCGTCCTGCTGTTTCTGCGGCACAAGGCACTGCGCCAGCGTCCCCCACAAG aCACCAGCTCGGAGAAAACACTATACACGCAAGTCATGGTGTCCCAGCCGGCCGACGCCCGGGTCTACGACGACATTCCCTGCTCTAAG ATGGCGCCCCCCAAGGAggagctcaggatttactccatgGTGCAGTACTCAGATAAG ACACGGCCAGGCAGCCCCCCGGAGGGCGGATCCTCGGGGATGACCAACTACGCCAACGTGGTCTAG
- the SLAMF1 gene encoding signaling lymphocytic activation molecule — MDSPRRPSPLHLLLALALAWELSATPGRATPDCPEVVGRLGAGVVLPLSQEGARSSRNASVRVLVTAANSSDTKERRKLVSVHLPEEQHLPLGHRYRLQQEPRGLEIPQSRREDELWYYVSLEWNFTVEQFCRHLRLYEQVSALEIRVLNHTQDAGSGNCSVTLACQAERGDSVTYSWSLDTGRGPPLGTASSSQLLHLVLGPQGTDHLYVCTASNPVSTQVQTFQPGPLCGRPPGPRRWSPYMALLLLVPLAAVPVLVALLARRGKAELSQPAEKAASLTIYAQVQRAGSLHRTGASPEPQEDPCTTIYVAASAPASESAQPTPGPAHCPRVPSYITVTAES, encoded by the exons ATGGACTCCCCGAGGcggccctcccccctgcacctgctgctggccctggccctggcctgggAGCTGAGCGCCACTCCAG GCCGGGCGACTCCCGACTGCCCTGAGGTGGTGGGCCGGCTGGGGGCCGGAGTGGTGctgcccctgagccaggaggggGCCCGCAGCAGCCGGAACGCCAGCGTCCGCGTCCTGGTCACTGCCGCCAACTCCTCGGACACCAAGGAGCGCCGCAAGCTGGTGTCCGTCCACCTGCCCGAGGAGCAACACCTGCCCCTGGGCCACCGCTACCGGCTGCAGCAGGAGCCCCGGGGCCTGGAGATCCCGCAGAGCAGGCGGGAAGATGAGCTCTGGTACTACGTGAGCCTCGAGTGGAACTTCACGGTGGAGCAGTTCTGCCGGCACCTGCGGCTCTATG AGCAGGTCTCCGCCCTGGAGATCCGGGTGCTGAACCACACACAGGACGCCGGCAGCGGGAACTGCAGTGTGACGCTGGCCTGCCAGGCCGAGCGGGGGGACAGCGTGACCTACAGCTGGAGCCTGGACACTGGCAGGGGGCCCCCACTGGGCACGGCCAGCAGCTCCCAGCTGCTGCACCTGGTGCTGGGCCCGCAGGGAACTGACCACCTCTACGTCTGCACGGCCAGCAACCCGGTCAGCACGCAGGTGCAGACCTTCCAGCCTGGGCCCCTATGCGGGCGGCCGCCAG GGCCAAGACGGTGGAGTCCCTACATGGCGCTGCTTCTGCTCGTGCCCCTGGCGGCTGTCCCCGTGCTGGTGGCCCTGCTGGCCAGGAGAG GTAAAGCAGAGCTGAGTCAGCCAGCCGAGAAGGCCGCCAGCCTCACCATTTATGCGCAGGTGCAGAGAGCAGGC TCGCTGCACAGGACAGGAgccagcccagagccccaggaGGACCCCTGTACCACCATCTACGTGGCAGCTTCAGCGCCCGCCTCTGAGTCTGCCCAG CCCACGCCGGGCCCCGCTCACTGCCCGCGGGTGCCCAGCTACATCACGGTCACTGCCGAGAGCTGA
- the CD84 gene encoding SLAM family member 5 isoform X2: MARLPVCILLFGLCTWLEASGKNSAITSVNGILGESVTLPLKIKNPQDVENIAWSSPEMSVAFVQPKFRDAPQVSVTHQNYYGRLNVSRDNYDLVISHLRAEDSRVYTANINTKHGKETETQRFSLHVYGRLGTVTITRSVTPIENGTCNVTLTCWVEGGENVTFSWTPLGAGPVLYLSQGPGGHKGAVTCTAWNPVSSSNASVNAELLCTDAVPGCELCRSWVLAAAPFVLLLVLLTAAVLLFLRHKALRQRPPQDTSSEKTLYTQVMVSQPADARVYDDIPCSKTRPGSPPEGGSSGMTNYANVV; this comes from the exons ATGGCTCGGCTGCCCGTGTGTATCCTGCTGTTCGGCCTCTGCACCT ggctggaagcttctggaaagaaCTCGGCCATCACCTCGGTGAACGGGATTCTGGGTGAGTCAGTCACTCTTCCTCTGAAGATCAAAAACCCACAGGATGTGGAGAACATTGCTTGGTCTTCCCCAGAAATGTCTGTTGCTTTTGTACAACCCAAGTTCAGAGACGCACCCCAGGTTTCCGTGACTCACCAGAACTACTATGGACGACTAAACGTCTCGAGGGACAACTACGACCTGGTCATCAGCCACCTGAGGGCGGAAGACTCGAGGGTCTACACGGCCAACATCAACACGAAACATGGGAAAGAGACGGAGACGCAGCGTTTCAGCCTGCACGTGTACG gCCGGTTGGGGACAGTCACAATCACTCGGAGTGTGACACCCATCGAGAACGGCACCTGCAACGTCACCCTGACATGCTGGGTGGAGGGAGGCGAGAACGTGACCTTCAGCTGGACACCCCTTGGGGCCGGGCCCGTCCTCTACCTctcccagggccctgggggccaCAAAGGGGCCGTCACCTGCACTGCGTGGAACCCGGTCAGCAGCAGCAACGCCTCTGTGAACGCTGAGTTGCTGTGTACAG ACGCAGTGCCGGGGTGCGAGCTCTGCCGGTCCTGGGTCCTGGCGGCGGCACCCTTCGTCCTGCTGCTCGTCCTGCTGACCGCAGCCGTCCTGCTGTTTCTGCGGCACAAGGCACTGCGCCAGCGTCCCCCACAAG aCACCAGCTCGGAGAAAACACTATACACGCAAGTCATGGTGTCCCAGCCGGCCGACGCCCGGGTCTACGACGACATTCCCTGCTCTAAG ACACGGCCAGGCAGCCCCCCGGAGGGCGGATCCTCGGGGATGACCAACTACGCCAACGTGGTCTAG